CAAAGCCTCTTTGACCAGAGCCCAGAACTGGAAGCGCGTCAAGGGCGTAGCATCCGCATGACGGAACAActggccttctccctccccacgcaCCGCCATGTAATCCCTCATGGCCCTCACCGGGCACAGGCCCTCATCAGTCCCCTCTGCCAGGGTGATGGTGGCTCCCTTGCCCTTCTGGTCGGTCTTAGCCCGCCTCAGGCGCAACTCCACCTTGTCCCTCTCTACCCGGGCATCCCCCCACTGCAGGGCCCGCGCTGATGTATcagacctggaggaggcgaccaGCTCACTGATTCGCAGGGCACCGAAGAAGGCCACGAGGCAGGAAGCCCTGAGCAACCGTACCTCAAAGTTGGAAAAACAAATATCGTTAAAAAGTGGGAGCACCTGTTGCAGTGTTGTTGGCGCCAGTGGGACCCTCGTATCTGGTTGAGAGGGGTTTACTCGCGCCCATCCCTCGAGCATTCTGCGCACCCGGAAGTCAGCGGTGGAGTCCGCGAACCCCTTCATTTTGGCCTGGAAAGCCAGTGCTGCCAACTTACCCCCAATGGACCCCGTGGCCAAGCCCCTCCCATGTAAATGTGTGCTATAGCGCATTATGTGCTCGACTGGGATGGGCCATAGGTCCTCCAGCCCTGTGTCAACCCTAAATGCATGAAACTCACGGATAGCCGACGCATAGCGCACTCTTGTGCTAGGTGCTAGGGATAGGCGAATGGCCTCCTCTGCCTCTAGAATCCAAGGTTCCATAGGTGGAGTGGAAAAACTTCGGGAAGCTCCCTGGCTGCTGGGGCGAGAGTTCGAAAGCGCTCCTCCTGCATCCGAGAGAGCGCATCCGCAATGCTGTTATCCAGCCCCGGCACGTGCCGTGCGGTGAAAAGAATGTTGTGGCGCAGGCATTGCAGCGTGAAGCAGCGAACCAAGTGCATCACCCAAGGACTCCTGGAAGTCCCCGAGTTGATCACCTGCACTGTGGCCATGTTATCACACCAGAACTGGACAGCCCTATCTTCAAAATCCCTGGCCCAGATGTGCACTGCGACCACTATCGGGAAGAACTCAAGGAATGTCATATCTCGTGTCACACCCCTTTCTTCCCAGTCTGGGGGCCACCTGGAAGCGCACCACCGTCCCCGGAAGAAAAGCCCAAAACCATGCCCCCCTGCTGCATCGGACTGGACTTGAAGCTCTGCTTCTAGTAGAAATTTGGACCGCCACAGGGAAACGCCATTGAAGTCCTTCAAGAACTCCACCCACATCCTAGCGTCTTCTCTAAGCTCATGTGTCACACGCACCCGGTGATGTGGGGCCCGAAGCCCCTTAGTAGCATCACAGAGTCTCCGAAGGAAGGCGCGGCCGGGTGCAATCACCCTGCATGCGAAGTTCAAGTGTCCCACTATGACCTGTAAGTCCCTCAATGTGACCTTCCTGGCGTCCAGCAGCTGCCCCAGGCGCTGCTCGAGAGCAAGGACCTTCTCTGGTGGCAAGCGGCAGCACTGAGCCACTGTATCTATTTCAATCCCGAGGAAGGCCAGCCGGGTGGTTGGACCCTCTGTTTTTTCCGGCGCCAATGGTATGCCCAGTTCCTTTGCCAGCCCCTGAAACGTGTCCATTAGATATTTGCAGGTCGATAAAGACCCTGGGCAACAAAAAAGAAAGTCATCTAAATAATGCACTACTGAGGTGAGCCCCGCCCTCTCCCGGACTGCCCATTCCAAAAAACAACTGAAACGCTCAAAGGCAGAACAGGAGATGGaacagcccatgggcagggcccTATCAATATAGTAGCCGCCTTCAAAAGCAAAACCCAGGAGGTCGAAGTCATCTGGATggactggaaggagcctgaaggCTGACTTGATATCACACTTCCCCATCAACGCGCCCTTGCCCTGCTCTCGAAccatctccactgctgcctcaaaAGTTGTGTACTTAACAGAACACAGCTGGTGAGGTATGGCATCATTAACTGATCCtccagcagggaaggaaaggtgATGGATCAAACGGTACTCCCCTTTTGCCTTCTTAGGCACCACCCCCAGAGGGGAAACCCTAAAGCTGGGCAAGGGCGGCCGAGGGAAGGGGCCTAGCACCCTCCCTTCCTGTACTTCTTTGTCAATTTTTTCCCTTACAACCTGCTCCAACCCCTTAACTGAACGCAAATTTTCTGCCCAGGAACTAACCCTGGGACCCTGATAAGGTATCCGAAAACCCCTTTGAAACCCTTCCCCCAGATAGTCCCTATCCTGCACTATTGGGTATTGTTGCAGCAGCTGCAACAACGGACCCAGCCTTATGGGGCTAGGTCCCTTTTGCCGGAGCGGGGCTACCACCTTTTCTGGCGGCAGGCCCATCTTTGGGGCCGGGCCGGGGCCAGCGGCCCTTTGGACAGAAGTTAAATGAGTGAGAGCCTCCGCAAATGGTGCATGCGTGTCGAAAACGACATGGGCGGCGCGAGCAAGTCCCTGTTGATGCAAATTCCCAGCAAGGCTGACGAAACTGTCCCGCCACACCAGGCATCTGGCCCTTGGCGGGTGTGGCAGCAGATTTTACTATGAAGTGTCCACTGTCCgagaattccccacccccaggtcGGTTGGGGCCCATGATCCTCATCCAGAGTTGTTGGTGCTGACAATCCCACGGGAGCTCCGGGTTCATGGCTGAGTGTCGCCTAAAGGCCTCGTCGTAGCGAGCCCACGCGGGCCCACTGTACTCCGAGAATGCGTGGTATATGATGTCCAAATACTTCACCATAGATGCTCCCCGTGCTGGCTGTTTCTGCAGCACCACCCCCATGTACACCATGTACCCGGCCAGCCAGTTAGACCAGTTACGGTCAACTGTTTTGTACCTGATTCTTTCTCTGTCCCTCCGgtcccctttctccccctctctgggTTCTGTTTCCCGAAACAGTAATGAGAACATATCAACAAATTCGTTCCTCCATATCTTTTCTTTTGTGGCGAGCAACAAGTGATCGCCCAGGGGCAGGGACACCTCCCCCTGTGGGTAATGGTCAATCTTATCATTTGTAGCCACTGTTTCCTTGCCCTCAGATAACCACCCTGGGTCTGCACTGGCCACCTTACCACTCTGCCACTTCTGCTCCCAGGGTGTGAGCTGCTGCTGTCGTGTGGCTGGTTCCGGTTCTGCCTTCTTCTCAGGTTCTGCCTTCTTCTCAGGCGCCCCACCTGTCCCTGAGACTGGGGGTGCTGAGTAACCTAGCCCTACTGGCCATGCTGGCATCCCCCCCCACACGctagccaggtgccctgcccagGGTGGATAGCACCATCCCCAATCGGACTCACCAAAAGACCCGACATCTGCATCCAAGGCGTTCCGGCTGGCATTCTCCATTGCTCCAGTTGCCTCCCCTTCGCCACTCTCCAGTGCATCCAGCCTCGCCTCAATGGACTGTAAAAGTTGCAGCTGCTTATTAGGTTGGTTCCCCGCTTTTCTCGCACCCTGCTTTCCAACCGCCTTGGACCCCTCCCCTCGAGTAGCTTTCTTCCTGGACTCCAACGCCTCTAAGCGAGACAAGATCCTCGCCATTACCAGCTGCCCTTCATCCTCTGATCCCGAGGAGGGGTCGGGTTCCCTGGGCCGTGCTTGAGGCCGCTTAGGGGCCggggccttccccttccccttctccttaccGGGCCCTTTCCTTGATGGCATGGCTCAGCAGGCCTGGCAGGATCCCTTGAAGAGGCTGCAACTG
Above is a window of Hemicordylus capensis ecotype Gifberg chromosome 2, rHemCap1.1.pri, whole genome shotgun sequence DNA encoding:
- the LOC128347973 gene encoding uncharacterized protein LOC128347973 isoform X1, whose translation is MPSRKGPGKEKGKGKAPAPKRPQARPREPDPSSGSEDEGQLVMARILSRLEALESRKKATRGEGSKAVGKQGARKAGNQPNKQLQLLQSIEARLDALESGEGEATGAMENASRNALDADVGSFGGALSNSRPSSQGASRSFSTPPMEPWILEAEEAIRLSLAPSTRVRYASAIREFHAFRVDTGLEDLWPIPVEHIMRYSTHLHGRGLATGSIGGKLAALAFQAKMKGFADSTADFRVRRMLEGWARVNPSQPDTRVPLAPTTLQQVLPLFNDICFSNFEVRLLRASCLVAFFGALRISELVASSRSDTSARALQWGDARVERDKVELRLRRAKTDQKGKGATITLAEGTDEGLCPVRAMRDYMAVRGEGEGQLFRHADATPLTRFQFWALVKEALRRAGLDPRVYGTHSFRIGAASSAAAAGLTEKRIRALGRWRSSACRRYIRPLPK